The proteins below come from a single Gossypium raimondii isolate GPD5lz chromosome 2, ASM2569854v1, whole genome shotgun sequence genomic window:
- the LOC105789128 gene encoding 5-amino-6-(5-phospho-D-ribitylamino)uracil phosphatase, chloroplastic, protein MESITTTSLLGHSPLHGRVSVRDISGKQKPISYRLRVTEFTGRRIVVSPLLPRLKADRLVNLGVEARAIELTKEVHAYREEERSPKNWKDEIEAGIVQKPDLWPPENRADKPSLRNPRLRHERMGCGWIAAIFEWEGVIIKDNPELEKQAWLTLAEEEGRSPIPAFMLRRIEGMKNEQAISEILCWSRDPASVKRMAARKEEIYQSLQGGVYRFCNGSSEFVDILMHYNIPMALVSTRPRKTLEAAMRTIGIEECFSAIVAAEDVCRGKPDPEMFLYAAQLLEFIAERCIVFGNSNQTVEAAHEARMKCVAVANKHLVYELRAADLVVRRLDELSIVDLKNLADIESPEFGSGDPILEMEIDEEDDEPPASTAIDDGIFW, encoded by the coding sequence ATGGAGTCGATTACAACGACATCTCTTCTTGGTCATAGTCCTTTGCATGGTAGAGTTTCTGTAAGGGACATTTCCGGCAAACAGAAACCAATCAGTTATCGACTCCGAGTTACAGAATTTACCGGCAGAAGAATTGTTGTGTCGCCTCTTTTACCGAGGTTGAAAGCCGAtaggttagttaatttagggGTAGAGGCTCGTGCGATAGAGCTGACGAAGGAGGTGCATGCGTatagagaagaagaaagatctCCTAAGAAttggaaggatgaaattgaggCTGGTATCGTTCAAAAACCCGATTTGTGGCCACCGGAAAATAGAGCCGATAAGCCTTCCTTGCGTAATCCCCGGCTTCGTCACGAAAGGATGGGTTGTGGTTGGATAGCGGCTATTTTCGAATGGGAAGGAGTTATAATTAAAGATAACCCTGAGCTCGAGAAGCAAGCATGGTTGACTCTTGCTGAAGAAGAAGGCCGATCCCCTATTCCAGCCTTTATGCTGAGAAGAATAGAAGGGATGAAGAATGAGCAAGCGATTTCTGAAATCTTGTGTTGGTCTAGAGACCCGGCATCGGTTAAAAGAATGGCCGCGAGGAAAGAAGAAATTTACCAATCTTTACAAGGTGGGGTGTATAGATTTTGTAATGGATCTAGTGAGTTTGTGGATATTTTGATGCATTACAATATTCCAATGGCTTTGGTCTCGACTCGGCCGAGAAAAACTCTAGAGGCTGCAATGAGAACAATCGGCATCGAAGAGTGCTTCAGTGCCATTGTGGCGGCAGAGGACGTATGTCGAGGAAAACCCGATCCAGAAATGTTTCTATACGCTGCACAACTTCTAGAATTCATTGCAGAGCGGTGCATTGTATTCGGAAACTCTAACCAGACCGTCGAGGCAGCTCATGAGGCACGGATGAAGTGCGTTGCTGTTGCTAACAAGCATCTTGTCTATGAGCTCAGGGCTGCAGACTTGGTGGTAAGACGTTTAGACGAGCTTTCAATTGTTGATTTAAAGAACCTTGCAGATATAGAGTCACCTGAATTCGGATCCGGAGACCCAATCCTGGAGATGGAGATAGACGAGGAAGATGATGAACCGCCTGCATCAACAGCAATTGATGATGGTATTTTCTGGTAA